CACTGCGAGCCCGCCGCCGATTGCGATGGCACTCGTCCGATAGCTCGGCCGGCCAGCCCCCAGCAGTTCCCAGCCGACGAACCCACCGAGGGCGAATCCAGCGGCGAACAATCCATCGGTGTCGAGTGCGACAAGCAGTGGGCTCGTTGTGCCGATCACGCCCGCCAGCGCGAAGGTGCGTCGGGGCGTCCCTGCCACTCTGGTCGCGACGGCGAGGTAGGTCAGGCCCAGGCCAATGCCGACACTCACTTCGAGCGGTCGGTGGACACCCAGAGCGACCCGTGAGGCAGCGATCGCGACGATCGCGCCTCCGGCCACCAGGAGCGGTCGTCGATCGTCGTCGGCAAACACCCACGCCAGGCCGCCCCAGCCGACGGCCGCGCCCGTGGCGTGGCCACTCGGGAAGGCGTACCCGCCAGGGCCGACGACCCAGGTGTAGATCGATTCGACGACAGGCCCCATCCCCTCACTGCCGGGCAGGGTGGAAGCGCCCCCCGGGCGAGTGATTGCGAGCCCTGTCTTGAGAGCGGCCGTCAACGCGAGAGCGCCGGCGATCAGCCCCAGAAGCATTGCTTCCCGCGTGCGGTCGCGCCCACCGCTACGGAGTCGGCCACCGAACAGGTACGCGGCGATGCCGATGCTCACAACCACCAGCGGGTCCCCGAGCAGCGTCACACCGGCGACGGCGAGCCACGCCGCCGAGATCGGATCGATCACGGATCAATCGCGCCAGTCACGAATTCGATCCAGGAGGCGACCTGGCGCGCCTACGATTTTGGTCGCCACGCCGATCAGCACCATCAGCGCGTACAGGCCGAGTGTCGACAACCAGATCACCAGCATCGCCAGGATTGCCCAGCCGCCGCCCAGGAAGTAGAAGGCCCCGAGCGTCATGACTGTCCCGTACAGCAAGACGAGGTACGGTCCCCAGCCGTGGGCGTGACCCCGACGGACGCGACGGCGGACGTACCGCTCGAGGTCGCTTTCGAAGTCATCACGATCGACCGTCCGGTCGTCGATCTCGGCTTCGAGGCGCTCGATATCGGCGCGTAACTGTTCGACCTCCGCGTGCTGGTCGGCCTCAGTCTGGCCGCTGCCCTCCCGATCCAGCGCGTCGGTCCCGTCGCCCGCCCCGTCTCTCCCGGTCATTGTCGGGTCTCTCCCGGACGTGTGAGGCGATCGAAGTTGTAATTGCCGGTCTGGCCCCGCAAGGACGGCGTTGACGACGCCCCCAAGCAGGAGGACACTTGCCCCAACGTACAGCCAGGTGACAAACAGCAGTGCGCCGCCAACCACGCCGTAGACGTCGAACTGGCCGGCATTCGCGGCGTAGACCCGAAAGACGACACTCAATACCGTCCACCCGACGGCGGCCGTGATCGCCCCCGGGGCTGCTTCGCGGAGCCCGACTGACGTGGCTGGGAGGACGATGTACACCGGCAACAACAGGCCCGATAACGCGACAACGACCGCACTCGTCTGGGCGAACCCGGCGAAGGCGATACCCGCCTCCGAGAGGAGGACTGTGCCAGTGACGACGGTCCCCACGCCGATCCCCAGCGCGAGTAACGCGAGACTTGCCCTCCGCAACTGGCCGCGGAACGTTTCCTCGTCGGCGGTGCCATAGATCGTTCCGAACGCTATCGTGAGACCGCGAAAGACACGCAACCCACTCCAGGCCAGCACGCCGACCCCGACGATGGTCGCACTGGTTCGACCGCTCTCACTGACGAAGGCTTCCTGGAGCAACTGACGGCCACTGGGCGAGAGTGCCCCGCTGACCGTACCGATGACCTGCTGGGCGATCGCATCGCCACCAAGCAGCGAGCCGACGGCCACGACCAGCAAGACAAGCGGGAACACCGAGACGAACGCGTAATACGCCGTCCCCGCCGCCAGAAAAGATAGTCGAGTCTCCCGAACGGTAGTGACGATCTCCCGGGCCGTCCCGATCAATTCACGTCCCTGTCGTTGCATGGGCGTTGCTCCACCCGGCCACGACAAAACCGCTTGGCTGGTTTCTCGCTGTCTGTCCGCTGGGCGGGGCTGCAACTTACCGTATCTCTCCTGGAGCGAAAACTGATTACGTCAGGCTCCCGCAACTGATGGTATGAACCAGCGACTGGTCTGGCGCATTCGCCAGGTCACCGGTGCGGGCTTTACCGGCGGCCTCCTGTTGGTCGGATGCGGACTCGCGGGACTTCCCGGGTCGCTGCCGCTTTCGATCGCCCTGATCGGCAGTGGCCTCGCCGGCACGGCACTGCGCCATCGTCTCTATGGCCTGCTGGACAATCGAGCGTTCGAGGCATATCTTACCGCCCTTCCCGCCGGCCCACTGGTTGCTGGCCTCGTCCTGTTGGTCTTTGCCGGGGCGTCGCCGGGTGAACTCCAGACGCTTGGCGGCGTCGTTGGCCTCCTCGCGCTGCTCAATCACCTCTTGCGCCCGATCTACGGCCTGCTCTCTCTCGTCGTCACTCGCCTCTCGGGTGCGCTGGCCTGACGCTTCTGCCCCGTTCCACGTCGCCGCCTACAGCTTTGCCGTTGCCGTCCGAATCGCTTCGACGTCGGCATCCGTTTTGAACGTCGTCCCGCCGTAGTGGGTGCGGCTGGCGTCGTAGCCCCCCTCCCGGAGCGCGGCGAGAAAGTCGTCCATGGCCATCGCCGACCGGTCCCAGCGCTTACAGAGACGGTGTTGATCGTAGTGGGTCGGTTCGTCCAACTCTGCCGAGAGCGTTTCGAGGAGCGTTCCTGCACGGTCGCGGCTCCCCATCGTCTCTTCGAGGTGTGTTTCGACCGTATCGAGGAAGCCGGACTCGTGGGTCGACCCGAGCCACAGCGGCCCGGCTGTCTGGAGGTGCTCACCGCAGTGGGGACAACTCTCTGGCGGGTCGGCGACGAGTCCATCGGCCGTCGAGCGATACAGACAATGCTGGCAGTGGTGGACGTGGCCGAGTCCCGCGATCGCATCGTCGGCGACCTGTGCGCCGTAGTCGAACTCGAGGTAGGTCCGCACGTAGTGATCGCTCGCGTGGGTGAGGATCGGCCGGGCCGCAACGTCGTAGCGTGCGGCGGTCCGCACCAGCGCGCCCAGGAGCATCCGGACCGCCATCTCGCCGTGGTACTCGGTATTTCGCGGGACCGCGCTGTAAGACCGGACGCCACTGTTGAAGTGAGCCCCACACAGGGGCGCGAGGTCGGTCGCCGTCACCGCGAGTAGGCGACTCGCGCTGTTGACCGCGGCGTCGGCAAACGGGATCGGCGTCCCGAACGGGTCCAGATCCACGACGTCGAACTGTCGTTCGTGCATGAGTGCGTTTGCGTTCCGGTGGACGACGTCGCCATCGAGGTCGTTGCTAGCGAGATTTGCCCGGCAGCGCTCGACAGCATCGTGATCGACGTCACACAGTGTCGTCTCGAAGTCGTTTGCGGCCGCCCGCACGCCGCGGATGCCACTTGCCGCCGTCGCATCGAGATAGGTCTCGACGGGGTGCTCGTCGCGAGCGTCGATCCGTTCGCGGTAGGCTTTGAGTGTGGCGACCGTCAGGTCTCGATTCAACTCCTGGTCGGGATTGAAAAAGACGGCATCGCCGACACCTGCCTCGGCCTGCTCGGGGACATCGACGGTTACCCGTCCCTCCGTGACACGCATATCCTCGCTGGGCCGGCCGTGAGGAAAAGCCCCTCGCTCTTGGCCATCCTCGAGTGCCCAATTGGCCACCGCTCTGCCAGGTCTGTCGTCACCCGTCGGGCGTATCGCCTTTTATACCATCTGTGATCATAAGTACTGCGAGGGTGCTCGTCGCGCCAGCATCTACAATATAAAAATGTTGGGGACGGGACGACGACGGACCGATCGTTGGCCCGAGAGGCTATCGTCCGGTCGGTGGCACGAATCTCGTCCCAGAGTGCATGCTGTGCCACTTTTCACTACCGCTCTGTGAGTATAAACACGGCAATCGCTGCGTTCAACCGCTTGCCGGAGAGCCGATCGGCCCTGTGCTCCCGCATTTTATATGTCATGATCGACCCCCTCCATTTATAACCATATAGAGTATATAAGTATGTGATGTCGCACGACACGACCAGGCGGACGTTCCTGCAAGGGATCGGCGCGACTGTAGCGACCGCGGGTATCGCCGGAACGGCGAGTGCGTACGAGCCTCGTTCGGCGACGCGGTTTGCACAGTTCAACATCGAGGATCTCACAACGTCGCAGGTTCAAGAAGAAGAGACTAGTTTCTACGAAGACAGCTCCGGCGACGAGCAGGCAGCTGCGGCCGCAGAACTCATTCAAGAGATCCGGCCGGACGTCCTCGTCATCAACGAGCTGACAAACAACATTCAGCAGGGCAAGAAGACGGACAAGACGAACATCCGGGCGTTCATCGACAACTACCTCCGCGTGCCACAGCGGGACGATCTGGACCCGATTCCGTTCCCGTACACCTTCCAGCCACCGGTCAACACCGGCGTCCTCCCCGAGGAGGATTACGACTTCAACAAGGACGGGAGTGCGGGCGAGCGGCCCGGCGACGCCTACGGGTTCGGGTTCTACCCCGGCCAGTACGGCATGGCGATCGCCAGTCAGTATCCCATCCTGGAATCCGATATCAGAACCTTCCAGGAGTTCCTCTGGGCGGACATGCCCAACAACCTGATGCCCCTCGACGACGGCTCGATGGACCTCGACGAGGACGGCATCTACCTGACTCCGGAGGAGACAGACGCGTTCCGTCTCTCCTCGAAGACCCACGCCGACATTCCGGTTCGCGTAGACGGCGAGCCCGTTCACGTCCTCACGTCTCACCCGACCCCGCCACAGTACGACGGGCCGAACAACTTCAACGGCCGCTGGAACCACGACGAAGTCCGGTTCTGGGCGGATTACGTCGCCAACGCCGAGTACATCTACGACGACGACGGCAACGAGGGCGGACTCGACGACGATCGCTACGTCCTCATGGGCGATCAAAACGCCGCGGTCATGGGCGAACGCATCCTGAAGCCGGCCCACGCGTTCTTCCGGGAGAACAAGGACTTCTACACGGACGAACTCCCGAGCAGTCCCGGCGGCGAGAACCTCGGCAAGCCGCATGCGACCCGGATTCGCGGGCCGCGACCTGGCCAGGCCGGTGATGGCGATACCGTCGTCGGCCAACTGGATCGCGTGCTGCCCTCTCCCGCCCTCTCCTACGAGGATGGCGGCGTCGTCTGGCCCAAACCGAGCGATAGCCGGATCGAGACGGTCCGAGCCGCGTCCGACCACCGTATGGTCTGGGCCGATCTCGAATCCCCGTCCCAGTCGTCCGGTGTCAGCGAACTGCTCGCAGCGCTCCGATCGGATTCGTCGTCTGCGGACTAGCCTCGACGCGTTGTCGGCCCCAGCGGGCCGAGCGCCGTCCCCTCCGCCTCGAACTGCCGGTCCCGGCGGGTTGACGTTCACCGCTCTTTTTCGGGCGGGGTTGTGATTCGATCTTCGTTGCTGTGTCCCGAACACTGCGTGCACCGAACCTGTTTTGCCCGACGCCATCCAAACGGAACCAGTGACTGGCCTCGAAGAGTGGCAAGCGGCTCTCGCTGAAGCGGGCGAACTCACCGCCGACGTCGTCGACCGTATCACTACTGTCCACGACTCCCGTGGCGTCCGGGCCATCGAGGCTGTCGCCGAGGATCGCGTCAAGGAATACGAGGACTTCACGGTTGTCGTCGGCCACAGCGACGAGTACGTCATCGAGGGCGGCGGCTGTACCTGCGAGGACGCCGCTTACAATCTGGATCCCGACGATCCGACCGCCCTCTGCTGGCACGTTTTGGCGGTCAAGATCGCCCGGGAGATCGACGCTGTCGACCACCACGACATGTACTACTCTGACGTCCGGGATTTCGTGTGACGGCCGGCCAGTCTCGTGGGTGACGATCGAAAGCCGTCATTTGCTAACTGTACCCATGATTTAATGGTTCAGGATTCCAAGACCGGGTACAATCATGGAGTCGCGGGACGAGATCGTCGTGTTGCACGTCGACGACGAGTCCGCGTTCGTCGAGACGGCCAGCCAGTTGCTCGCCCGTGAGGACGAGCGCCTCGTCGTCGAAACCGCGACCAGTGCTGCCGCGGCCCTGGACGTACTGGCGGAGATCGATGTCGATTGCATCGTCAGCGACTACGAGATGCCCGACTGTGACGGGATCGCGTTCCTCGAAGCCGTTCGTGCTGAGTACGATGACCTGCCGTTTATCCTCTTTACGGGCAAAGGGAGCGAGGAGATCGCCAGCGATGCCATCTCTGCCGGCGTGACCGACTATCTCCAGAAGGGGGCAGGCACGAGCCAGTACGCCGTCCTGGCCAATCGGGTCACGAACGCGGTCGCGACCGCCCGCAGTCGGGACCGGGCGGCGACGATGCACCGGATGCAGAAAGTCCTCCGGGACGTCAACCAGCGTCTCGTCCGCGCTGAAAGTCGGGCTCAGATCGAAGCGGACGTGTGTACAGTTATCAGCCGGATCGAGCCCTACGGACTGGTCTGGATTGGCGCGCCTGCGGGCGGCATCGTCACGGTCCGCGCGAGTGCCGGTCCCGCAACCGACTATCTGGATGCACTCACTGTCGAGATCGATGATGCCGCTCCCGCGGTGGAACCGACTGCACAAGCTCTCGGCGGAGCCACGTCGGTCGTGGTCCAGTCGATCCCGGACGATCCTGCCCCGGAGTCCTGGGAAGCCCTCGCCCGCGAGCACGGCCTCCGAGGTGTCGTCACCGTCCCACTCGTTCACGGCGGCCGGCAGTTCGGGGCCTTGAGTGTCTACAGCGACCAGCCGGCGTTTTTCGACCAGCGGGAACACTCTCTGCTGGCCGAACTGGGCGAAGACGTCGCACACGCGATCCATCGGGCCGAAAACGAGCGGGAATTGCGAGACAAACAGGCCGACCTGCGCGTCTACGAGCGGGCCGTCGCGTCTTCGAGTGATCTACTGGCCGGGATCGACACCGACTATACGCTCATTTTCGCCAACGAGCGCTACCGGGAATTTCACGGCATTTCCGAGGATGCCGTCGGCGAGATCCCGCTGCCCGACGCCTTAGGCGAGGTCTGGTCCGAGCAAATCAAAGCACGCGAGGATCGCGTTCTCGATGGGGCGATTCTCAACTACGAAGTGACGCGGACGGGCCCGGACGGTGACGAACGGACCTTTTCGGTCCGCGATTATCCACTGAAAGACCGCGACGGTACGATCCTCGGGGTCGTCGGGGCGATGCGGGACATCACCCCGCGAAAGATCGCCGAGCGAGAACTCAAACGCTACAAGCAACGGTACGATCTCGCCGTCGAGGCGGCTGAAATCGGCATCTGGGATTGGGATATCCGGACCGACGAGGTCCAATTCAACGAGCAGTGGGCGACGATGCTTGGGTATTCGATAGCGGAGATCGACAACACCATCGACGCCTGGGAACAGCGTGTCAATCCGGAAGATCTCCCCGACGTCGCGGCCGCCTTGGACGCTCATCTGGCCGGTGAGACCGACCGCTACGAGAGTGAACATCGCATGCGAACGGCCGGCGGGGCCTGGAAGTGGGTCCAGGACATCGGTCGGGTGACTCGCCGCGACGAGGACGGCGACCCGCTCCGTGCTGTCGGGGTGCACATCGACGTCGACGATCGCGTCGGGTGAGCCTCTCAGACCAACACGTCGACCGCGTACCCGTTCTCGCGAAGTGTCCCGAGCAGCGTTTCGACGTGCTCCGGGCCGCGCGTTTCGATGTCGAGATCGACGACCGTATCGTCCATCGCGATGTCACGCGAGGCGCGGTCGTGCTCGATGGCGTAGATGTTGCCTTGCTGGGCGGAGATGATTTCGACGAGATCCTCCAAGGCCCCGGGGTGATCCTCGAGGACGGTCCGGATCCGGAGGTACCGGCCCGTCTCGATCAACCCGCGCATGATCATCGTCGTCAGGACGTTCAGGTCGACGTTCCCACCGGACAACACCGGGACGATCGTCTCGCCGGCCTCGTATTCGAAGGCGTTCTCGAACAGGGCAGCGACGGGCACCGCCCCGCCGCCTTCGACGAGTGTCTTCGTTCGCTCTAGCAGCTTCGTCACCGCGACGGCGATCGCCGAGTCCGGGACGGTGACCACCTCGTCGACCCGCCGTTGGATCACCTCGAACGTTCGCTCGCCGACCTTCCGGGTCGCGATGCCGTCCGCGATCGTGTCGACGCCCTCGCGCTCGACGATCTCGCCCGCTGCCAGCGACTGCGGGAGGCTGGCCGCACCCTCGGCCTGGACGCCGATGACGCGGACGTCCTCTGAGAGGCCTTTCAGCGCGGTCGCGACGCCGCTGATCAGTCCCCC
The sequence above is drawn from the Halorhabdus sp. CBA1104 genome and encodes:
- a CDS encoding phosphatase PAP2 family protein, with protein sequence MIDPISAAWLAVAGVTLLGDPLVVVSIGIAAYLFGGRLRSGGRDRTREAMLLGLIAGALALTAALKTGLAITRPGGASTLPGSEGMGPVVESIYTWVVGPGGYAFPSGHATGAAVGWGGLAWVFADDDRRPLLVAGGAIVAIAASRVALGVHRPLEVSVGIGLGLTYLAVATRVAGTPRRTFALAGVIGTTSPLLVALDTDGLFAAGFALGGFVGWELLGAGRPSYRTSAIAIGGGLAVIGLFALRLELSQVALTLLAAGGGVAVVAAPLAVGNDRKNE
- a CDS encoding YihY/virulence factor BrkB family protein, which translates into the protein MQRQGRELIGTAREIVTTVRETRLSFLAAGTAYYAFVSVFPLVLLVVAVGSLLGGDAIAQQVIGTVSGALSPSGRQLLQEAFVSESGRTSATIVGVGVLAWSGLRVFRGLTIAFGTIYGTADEETFRGQLRRASLALLALGIGVGTVVTGTVLLSEAGIAFAGFAQTSAVVVALSGLLLPVYIVLPATSVGLREAAPGAITAAVGWTVLSVVFRVYAANAGQFDVYGVVGGALLFVTWLYVGASVLLLGGVVNAVLAGPDRQLQLRSPHTSGRDPTMTGRDGAGDGTDALDREGSGQTEADQHAEVEQLRADIERLEAEIDDRTVDRDDFESDLERYVRRRVRRGHAHGWGPYLVLLYGTVMTLGAFYFLGGGWAILAMLVIWLSTLGLYALMVLIGVATKIVGAPGRLLDRIRDWRD
- a CDS encoding tRNA (guanine(26)-N(2))-dimethyltransferase — its product is MRVTEGRVTVDVPEQAEAGVGDAVFFNPDQELNRDLTVATLKAYRERIDARDEHPVETYLDATAASGIRGVRAAANDFETTLCDVDHDAVERCRANLASNDLDGDVVHRNANALMHERQFDVVDLDPFGTPIPFADAAVNSASRLLAVTATDLAPLCGAHFNSGVRSYSAVPRNTEYHGEMAVRMLLGALVRTAARYDVAARPILTHASDHYVRTYLEFDYGAQVADDAIAGLGHVHHCQHCLYRSTADGLVADPPESCPHCGEHLQTAGPLWLGSTHESGFLDTVETHLEETMGSRDRAGTLLETLSAELDEPTHYDQHRLCKRWDRSAMAMDDFLAALREGGYDASRTHYGGTTFKTDADVEAIRTATAKL
- a CDS encoding twin-arginine translocation signal domain-containing protein; translated protein: MSHDTTRRTFLQGIGATVATAGIAGTASAYEPRSATRFAQFNIEDLTTSQVQEEETSFYEDSSGDEQAAAAAELIQEIRPDVLVINELTNNIQQGKKTDKTNIRAFIDNYLRVPQRDDLDPIPFPYTFQPPVNTGVLPEEDYDFNKDGSAGERPGDAYGFGFYPGQYGMAIASQYPILESDIRTFQEFLWADMPNNLMPLDDGSMDLDEDGIYLTPEETDAFRLSSKTHADIPVRVDGEPVHVLTSHPTPPQYDGPNNFNGRWNHDEVRFWADYVANAEYIYDDDGNEGGLDDDRYVLMGDQNAAVMGERILKPAHAFFRENKDFYTDELPSSPGGENLGKPHATRIRGPRPGQAGDGDTVVGQLDRVLPSPALSYEDGGVVWPKPSDSRIETVRAASDHRMVWADLESPSQSSGVSELLAALRSDSSSAD
- a CDS encoding PAS domain-containing protein encodes the protein MESRDEIVVLHVDDESAFVETASQLLAREDERLVVETATSAAAALDVLAEIDVDCIVSDYEMPDCDGIAFLEAVRAEYDDLPFILFTGKGSEEIASDAISAGVTDYLQKGAGTSQYAVLANRVTNAVATARSRDRAATMHRMQKVLRDVNQRLVRAESRAQIEADVCTVISRIEPYGLVWIGAPAGGIVTVRASAGPATDYLDALTVEIDDAAPAVEPTAQALGGATSVVVQSIPDDPAPESWEALAREHGLRGVVTVPLVHGGRQFGALSVYSDQPAFFDQREHSLLAELGEDVAHAIHRAENERELRDKQADLRVYERAVASSSDLLAGIDTDYTLIFANERYREFHGISEDAVGEIPLPDALGEVWSEQIKAREDRVLDGAILNYEVTRTGPDGDERTFSVRDYPLKDRDGTILGVVGAMRDITPRKIAERELKRYKQRYDLAVEAAEIGIWDWDIRTDEVQFNEQWATMLGYSIAEIDNTIDAWEQRVNPEDLPDVAAALDAHLAGETDRYESEHRMRTAGGAWKWVQDIGRVTRRDEDGDPLRAVGVHIDVDDRVG
- the ilvA gene encoding threonine ammonia-lyase codes for the protein MLTREDVLAARDRVTRTARHTPLERSYSFSEMTGADVHLKYETVQRTGSFKIRGATNRIATLTEAQQDAGVVAASAGNHAQGVALAASQMGVDSTIVMPERAPVAKVKATRSYGGNVVLHGEDYDAAAEHAHEIADAEDRTYVPAFDDEMVMAGQGTLGLEIEEDCPEVDTVVVAVGGGGLISGVATALKGLSEDVRVIGVQAEGAASLPQSLAAGEIVEREGVDTIADGIATRKVGERTFEVIQRRVDEVVTVPDSAIAVAVTKLLERTKTLVEGGGAVPVAALFENAFEYEAGETIVPVLSGGNVDLNVLTTMIMRGLIETGRYLRIRTVLEDHPGALEDLVEIISAQQGNIYAIEHDRASRDIAMDDTVVDLDIETRGPEHVETLLGTLRENGYAVDVLV